The Methanobrevibacter oralis genomic sequence ATTATTTCCAAATGCAATTCCAGGAACAGTTATTACTCCTGCTTTAGCTGCTTTTTGAACAAAATTTTCATCATCTATTTTTGGAAATACATAAAATGCTCCTTCAGCATTTACAGTTTCATATTCCATTTCATTTAAGCTACTAATAATTAAATCTCGTCTATTTTTGAATTCATTAACCATTTTTTTAACTTCATTTTGCGATCCAGTTAATGCTTCATAAGCACCTTTTTGAGATGTTGTACTAGCACAAGCTATATTATATTGATGTATTTTTAATAATTCTTCTGTAATATGTTCTTTTGCAGTTAAATAACCTATTCTTAATCCTGTCATTGCATATGTTTTTGAAAATCCATTTAGTGTAATTACATTATCACTATATTTTGCAGGAGAGTAATGTTTTTTATCATAAATTATTTTTTCATAAATTTCATCAGATATTATTAAAAAATCTTTATCCATTGATAAATCTGCAATTGCTTTTATGTCTTCTTTTTCCATAACTGCTCCCGTTGGATTAGATGGAGAGTTAAGAATAATAGCTTTTGTATTTTTTGTAATTTTATTTTCCACATCATTAGATTTTAGTTTAAAATCATTTTCCATCAAACATTCAACAGGTTTTACAATTCCTTCAGATAGTTTGATACATGCTTCATAAGATAAGAAACTAGGATTTGGAAGTATAACTTCATCTCCTTTTTCGATAAATGCTTGGGCACAAAGATACAATCCTTCACTAGCTCCTACTGTAACAATAACATCTTCAGGTGTTGTATCAATTTGATTGTCTTTTTTAAATTTATCACATATTGCTTCTCTTAATTCAATATATCCTTTGTTTGGTGTGTAATGAGTATCATTATCATCAATTGATTTTTTCATTGCATCTTTGATATTTTTTGGAACATCAAAATCAGGTTCTCCAATTCCTAAATTGATGGCATTAGGATTTGTCACTTCAAACATTTTTCTTATTTGTGATAATTTAATTGATTTTGTTCTATTTGCAGGGTTAATCATAAATTTTTCCTCACTTAATTTTTTATATTATATCTAATTATAGTAATTCTATTTTTTTCTAGTAATTATTTTTCATCACATGAACCACATTTATAACATGGTGATTTTTCACACCAGGGGGTTTGTTTTAAGTTTCTTAATCGTTTATTTTCAATTTCTAAAAATTTCTTTTTTACACCTACATTAATATTATCCCAGGGTAAATCATCATTTATTTCATAATTAGGAGTTATTTCTTTCCAGTCATTTAATGTTATATTTTTTGTTAGTGATTTTTCAATTAATTCACCGACTTTGCTATTTCCACAAGATAGTATATATTGAATTAGTCCTTTTTTAGGACTTTCACATTTTAAGTTATATCTTTTTAATTCTTTTTTAAGATATCTTGTCTTTTGTTTTATATCTTTAAAATCATAACCTTCCCATTGCAGGGGTGTTTGTGGTTTTGGAATTATTGGATTGACACTAAATTTTATATTTTTAATATTTTTATGCATACTAGCTATTTTTTTCATGTATTCAACGAGTTCTTTTATATCCTCTTTTGTTTCTTCTGGAATTCCAATTAAAAAATATAATTTGATTTTAAAATCAAGTTCAACAGCATCTTTTATTATTGAAAATATTTTTTCATCAGAAATATCTTTATTTATTACTTTTCGTAATTTTTCAATTGATTCAGGAGCGAGTGTAATTGTTTTTAATCCACTTCTTTTAAGTGTTTCTAGTGTTTCTTTAGTTATGGATTCTATTCTAAGTGAGGGTGTTGAAATTTGAAAACCTTCTTTTTCAAGTCCTTTTGTTAAATTAGATAAATCCTTGTAATCAGATACGGCTGCACCAATTAATGTGATTTTATTTATTCCTGTATTTTCACGACTTTTAATTGCAATATCTATTAATTTATCACAATCTGTTTGTCTCATAGGGCGGTATAGATAGCTAGACATACAGAATCTACAACCTCTTGTGCATCCTCTTGAAACATTCAACATTATGGTGTTATTAAAAATAGTTTGATATTCCTCTTCATCACTTTCGCTCATGATTGGTTGAGTTATATGATAAGCTTCATCCATATCTACAATTGCTATATTACATTTATTATTATATTCGGGAATGTATATTCCAGGTATCTCTAAAAACTTTTCTAAATCATGATTCGGATTTTCTTTATATTTATTAATTAGTTGATTAATATTTGATTCTCCTTCGCCAATAATAAAAATGTCAATATAATCAGATAAAGGCATTGGATTTGATGTTGCACAAGGCCCACCAGCTATTATTAGGGGATCTGTTTCACTTCTGTCTTCACGTTTTATGGGTATTCCAGTATTTTTTAACATTTCCAATAAATGAAAATAATCTTCTTCAAATTGAAGAGTAAAGCTTATTATATCAAAATATTTGCTTGGAGTATTAGATTCAATTGAATTAGTATTAGGGTATATTATTCTTTCACACCAAGTATCTTTTCTTTCATTTATTAAATTATAAAGTATATTATAACCTAAGGAGGACATTGCAGTTCGATAAATGTTGGGATAGCATAATCCAAATCGTACATCAATTTTTTCATGCTTTTTTAGAAACACGTTTTTTTCATATAACATTTTATCAACTTTTTTTAAAAAATTACTAAATTTTTCTTTTTCTCTTAAATTGGTTATTTTCAATATTATTTTTTTTTATAGTTTTATTTTTTCATAATAATACAAATTTTTACTAATTTTCACTATAAAATATCTAAACATCGTGATTATTAATATAAAAGGACAAATTATTAAAATTGTCAATTTCATTATATTGTTAAAATTTTAATTTAAATTTAAGATTTATTTGTTTTTTATATTAAATTTAGCTTTTATTTGTCTTTTTTTAATAATTTCTATATTATTCTAGCTTTTTATAGTAAATTTAAGTAATTTACAATGGTTTTTTTATTAATAAAGTTGTAAAAACATTTATATATGAAAAAATTATAAAGTATAATCCACTCATTATGAATACTATTAATTAGTATATATCATATTTTTACTATAAAATTTTCGTAATGAGAACCAAGAGGTGGAAAAATTTCGATAAAAAATAAAACATTAATCTTTTCATTTGTACTTGTATTTTTCCTTGCATTAGGATCTGCATGTGCAGTTGAACTGGATAATGTTTCAAATACAGAAGATTCGAATTTAATACAAGATATTGATAATTCATTATCTTCAGAAAAATTAGAAGTTTCTAACGAGCTTTCTATCTCAGAAACTAGTAATATAGTTAATTCTCATAATGATAATTTAACAAGTTATTCGGATGATGATGCTTTAGTTAGCAATTATTCATCAAATGAGGATAATTCTGGGAATTTACAAGTTTCCGAAGAATCTACTTATGAGTCCAACTATGATAGTGATGTTTTAGGAGCAAACTCTGAAATTAATACTTTATCTGCAGATGAAAATACATCTGTTGTTTCTATTGATTCAAATAGTTCTGCTTTAGCTATTAATTCAAATGAATCTGAATTAGGTGGCGGTAAAACTGCAACTACAATCAGTGTTGGTGATACTCATTATGGTGGATTAGCTACTTATTTTAAAGTCCAATTACTTGATAAAAGTAATAACGCTTTAAAAAATCAAAAAATATCTTTAACAATTAATGGGAAAACATATAAAGGAACTACAGATGATAGTGGAATAGCTTTTATTAAAGTAGCTTCATTATCTAAAGGTTCATATGCTGTTAAAGTTAAATTTTCAGGTAATAGTAAATATTATGCTTCTTCCATTTCAAAAAATGTTAAAGTGTTAGCTTCTTTAAAAGGAAACAGTTTAACAAAATATTATGGTACTTCAAATAAATATTCTGCAATATTTTGGAAAGATAATGCAGTATTAGCAAATACTAAAGTTTCTCTTAAAATAAATGGAAAAACTTACTATGTTAAAACCAATAGTAAAGGTGTTGCTACATTAGATATTAATCTTTTACCTGGAAAATATGTTATGACTGCAACTAATTTGCATTCTGGGGAAAAAATTTATAATAATGTCGTAGTTAAAAAAGATAGTTCTAAAATTAATGCTAAAGCAAAAACATATATTGCACCTAAAAAGAAATATTCTTACTCTATTACTTTATTATCCAAACATAATGCTCCAATTAGTGGGCAAAAAGTATACTTTAAGTATAATAATAAGCAAGTAACTACTAAGACTAATAAGGATGGGAAAGCTACTATAACTATTCCTGCTCTTTCTAAAGGTACTTACTCTATTAATTTTAACTTTAAAGGAAACAAAGGATTTTATAATGCTTATGGATATGGAAAGATATATGTTAAGGATTCTCAGTCTGTTTTTAAAGCATCAACTTTAAAAATGCAATATAAAGATGGATCTAAATTTAGTGTTAAACTAACCAATAATAATGGTAAAGCTTTAACAAATAAAATTGTTAAAATCACGTTAAATGGTAAAACTACTGCTTGCAAGACCAATAGTAATGGAATTGCTAAATTAACTGTTGGTGATTTGAAGCCAGGTACTTACAAAGTCAAATATTCCTATTCTTCCCTAGGTTCAAGTTATTATAAAACAGGGGCAAATAAGATTATAATTTCTAAACAAACAGGTTCTGTTTTAGTAGATAATTTGGAAATGAACCATAATGATGGTTCTGTTTATAAAGCTATTATTAAAGATAAATATGGAAACCTTCTTAAAAAGACTGGTGTTCAATTTAAAATTAATGGTAAAACCTACAATGTTCAAACTGATTCAAATGGAGTGGCTAAATTAGGTATTAAACTTGGTGTTGGTTATTATGATATCACATCCAAGATTAATGATAATTACTATCAATCCAAAACAATTTCAAAACATGTATTAGTTAATGGAACTAAATTTATTGCTAATGATTTATATATAACTGTTGGAAATAAAGCTACTTATTCTATTAAGTTAGTTGATGGTAAAAACAATCCAATTAAAAATTCCGTTGTTGTATTTACATTTAACAATAAAAATTATTCTGTTAAAACTAATTCAAAGGGTGTTGCTAAAGAATCTTGGTCTGGATTATCATTAGGTGATTATATTGTTAAATATCATAATGGTAAATTTGCAGGTTCATCTAAAATCCATGTTTTTAACAAAGTTTCTGTTAATAATATTATTTCTGCTTCAAAAAATGTGAATAAATTCATTAAAAGCAATAACAGGTTACCAAAAACTGTTAAAATAGGAGATATTACTTTACCTACTGCAGAATATACTTATTTAGTTTCTAAAGCTATTGTTAATTTAAAAAATGGAAATAAAGCTCCAATTACTCTTAAAAGTATTGATGATCCAACTAAACCGGGTTCTGCATATAATATGGGTAATTTATTTAATTATCTTTCTGTTGCAAAAAGTATTGTTAAGACCGCAGAATCTAAAGGTAAAATGCCTAATTCTGTAGATTCTGATGTTGGAACTATTGGTTATAATGGATTAGTGTATGCACTTTCACGTGTCATTGCGTTTTATGGTGATAATTCAAGAATGCCATCTTATGTATCAATAGATAATGTTGGTTCATCTTCAAGTTCTAGTGCAAATACACATAATAATATTAAAGACTTAAAAGAATTTTTAGCAGCTTCTAAAAATTGTCAAGTTAATAGTCCAAAGATTAAAGCATTAGTTACAAAATTGACAAAAGGATTAAAAACTGATAAGCAAAAAGCTACTGCTTTATATAACTATGTTAGAGATAAAATTTCATATAGTTTTTATTATGATACAAAATATGGAGCTGTAGGTACACTAAATAAAAAAGCAGGAAATTGTGTTGATCATTCTCATTTATTAGTGGCTATGTTTAGAAACGCAGGTATTGCAGCAAGATATGCTCATGGTAAATGTACATTCAGTAGTGGAAGTACATATGGACATGTTTGGACTCAAGTATTGATTGGTGATACTTGGATATCTTGTGATGCAACAAGTTCTAGAAACTCATTTGGAAAAATCGTTAGTTGGAATACTAAGAATTATAAACTTCATGGATATTATTCAAGTATTTCATTTTAATTTAATTTTTTCTTTTTTTATTTATTTTTTTATAGCTAATAATTTATACTAGTTTTAATAAAACTTTATTTTAAATATATAAGTACACTACTAAGTTTTTAGTGTAGTCATGTGAACCTATTGAACATGGGGGGATAGCTTAGTCAATTTTCATTAAATTATGGATTACCTAAGAATTTCTAAGGCATATACTTTAGAAAAGTTCTATTTAAAGCTATTTGGATAATAATCATGAATTCTAAAAAATATAAAAAAGTGGCTGTTGGAGGGACTTTTGATAAATTCCATGATGGACACAAAAAGTTATTAAGTACAGCTTTCGAGATTGGTGATCATATTGAGATTGGTGTGACTTCTAATGAGTTTGGAGGTCTTAAAGGAGATATAGATTCTTGTAAAGAGAGGATGCAAAATCTTAAATCTTTTTTTTCTGATAAATCTAATTTTCATGTTGTTTCCCTAGATGATCCATATGGAACTACTATTTATGATGAGGATATTGAAGCAATCGTAGTTAGTGAAGAAACAGAACCAACTGCAGTTAAAATTAATGAGATTCGTGTTTCTAAAGGAATGAAACCTTTAGATATTGTTGTTGTTAGCTTTGTATTGGCTTATGATGGTACTCCTATTTCTTCCACCCGAATTAGGCGTGGTGAAATTAATCAAAATGGTATTTTTTTGAAATAGTTAAAAATAAATCGAAATGTTTATATTTGCACTTCGATAAAATACTATGTAGGTATATTTATTTTTTGATAAATATATTTTAATAATGAGGTGGTTATATGGTAGTAAAAATTGATTCAAATTTGTGTGGACATATTAATGATTGTCCAGTGCAAGGTTTATGTATTAAACTTTGTGAACAAGGAGCAATTGTTGAAGAAGACGGTGATGTGGTAGTAAAACCAGAAAACTGTGATGATTGTGATCTTTGTTTACAAAATTGTCCAAATCAAGCTATTTTAAAAGCCTGAGGGATAAAAATGTTCAATGTCAAGAGAGAGGGTAATGAAACCCGTAAATTATCTTATAAAGATAATAATTGTATTGGATGTAGTATATGTGTGGATGTATGCCCTACTAATTCTTTAAGAACAGGCCCAATTGTGCCTATTGCAAGAGGATTAATTGAAATGGATTTAATTTCAATAAATTCTAATTCTTGTGTTTTATGTGGTTTATGTTCAACAGCTTGCCCATTTGAGGCTTTAACATTGGAAATAAATGAGGAGAATATTAAAGATACAGGATTATATCCAATTTGGGATGTTGAATCTAAAGTTAATGATGAAGAGTGTATTTACTGTGGAAGATGTTATTCTGCATGTCCTCGTGATGCAATACTTTTTGAAAGAATCCTTCCAAATCCTCAGGAATTAGTTAGGGGTGAAATTACAATAGATGATGAAAAATGTATTTATTGTGCATTTTGTGAGGAGTTGTGTCCAGCACAAGCTATTTCAATTAAAGAAATTCCAGGATTCACTAATGATAAATTAAATAAAACTATTGATGTTGATTTATCAAGATGTGTCTTTTGTGGGGTATGTAAGAGAGTATGTCCTCAAGATGCAATTATGGAAGTTTGTTCTACATGCATGATGCATGATGAAATTAAAGTTCCTGAAATAACTGGAAATACATTTATTACTGAAAGTTCTTGTGTAAATTGTTCATGGTGTTTGGAAGTTTGCCCTGTTGATGCAATTAATGTTACAAAACCATTTGAAGGTACTTTAGAATTAGTTGAAACTGATGAAAAAATATGTAAACATAATTCTTGTCATGCTTGCATAGATGTTTGTCCATGTAATGCAATTGAACTAATTGATGAAAAAGCAGTAGTTAATCTTGATTTCTGTAACTTGTGTGGGACTTGTGTTATTGCATGTCCACAAAATATCAGGGTGTTATCTAGAACTAGTATGAAATTGAATAATATTAATTCTGAATCATGGAATGAAATTTTAAACAGCTTATTAGTTAGTAAATAGAGAGATAACTTCTCTCTATTATAATTTATTTATTAAATAATTTCTTTGTTGATTTAACAATTTTTCAAAGCTATTTTGTGCATTTATTGTTATATTAGTAATATAGCTTCCAACAAATAGTACGATTACTATTAATCCTCCAACTATTAATATTAATTCTGCACTGCTTTGTCCTTTTGAATCTATTTTTCTATACATGGGTTCGGTTGTCTAAAATGGTGTTTCTAACATCTATTATGTCATCTTTTGCTTTTA encodes the following:
- a CDS encoding class III signal peptide-containing protein, translated to MYRKIDSKGQSSAELILIVGGLIVIVLFVGSYITNITINAQNSFEKLLNQQRNYLINKL
- a CDS encoding transglutaminase domain-containing protein, which codes for MLASLKGNSLTKYYGTSNKYSAIFWKDNAVLANTKVSLKINGKTYYVKTNSKGVATLDINLLPGKYVMTATNLHSGEKIYNNVVVKKDSSKINAKAKTYIAPKKKYSYSITLLSKHNAPISGQKVYFKYNNKQVTTKTNKDGKATITIPALSKGTYSINFNFKGNKGFYNAYGYGKIYVKDSQSVFKASTLKMQYKDGSKFSVKLTNNNGKALTNKIVKITLNGKTTACKTNSNGIAKLTVGDLKPGTYKVKYSYSSLGSSYYKTGANKIIISKQTGSVLVDNLEMNHNDGSVYKAIIKDKYGNLLKKTGVQFKINGKTYNVQTDSNGVAKLGIKLGVGYYDITSKINDNYYQSKTISKHVLVNGTKFIANDLYITVGNKATYSIKLVDGKNNPIKNSVVVFTFNNKNYSVKTNSKGVAKESWSGLSLGDYIVKYHNGKFAGSSKIHVFNKVSVNNIISASKNVNKFIKSNNRLPKTVKIGDITLPTAEYTYLVSKAIVNLKNGNKAPITLKSIDDPTKPGSAYNMGNLFNYLSVAKSIVKTAESKGKMPNSVDSDVGTIGYNGLVYALSRVIAFYGDNSRMPSYVSIDNVGSSSSSSANTHNNIKDLKEFLAASKNCQVNSPKIKALVTKLTKGLKTDKQKATALYNYVRDKISYSFYYDTKYGAVGTLNKKAGNCVDHSHLLVAMFRNAGIAARYAHGKCTFSSGSTYGHVWTQVLIGDTWISCDATSSRNSFGKIVSWNTKNYKLHGYYSSISF
- a CDS encoding radical SAM protein, with the translated sequence MLYEKNVFLKKHEKIDVRFGLCYPNIYRTAMSSLGYNILYNLINERKDTWCERIIYPNTNSIESNTPSKYFDIISFTLQFEEDYFHLLEMLKNTGIPIKREDRSETDPLIIAGGPCATSNPMPLSDYIDIFIIGEGESNINQLINKYKENPNHDLEKFLEIPGIYIPEYNNKCNIAIVDMDEAYHITQPIMSESDEEEYQTIFNNTIMLNVSRGCTRGCRFCMSSYLYRPMRQTDCDKLIDIAIKSRENTGINKITLIGAAVSDYKDLSNLTKGLEKEGFQISTPSLRIESITKETLETLKRSGLKTITLAPESIEKLRKVINKDISDEKIFSIIKDAVELDFKIKLYFLIGIPEETKEDIKELVEYMKKIASMHKNIKNIKFSVNPIIPKPQTPLQWEGYDFKDIKQKTRYLKKELKRYNLKCESPKKGLIQYILSCGNSKVGELIEKSLTKNITLNDWKEITPNYEINDDLPWDNINVGVKKKFLEIENKRLRNLKQTPWCEKSPCYKCGSCDEK
- the fwdF gene encoding tungsten-dependent formylmethanofuran dehydrogenase subunit FwdF, with the translated sequence MFNVKREGNETRKLSYKDNNCIGCSICVDVCPTNSLRTGPIVPIARGLIEMDLISINSNSCVLCGLCSTACPFEALTLEINEENIKDTGLYPIWDVESKVNDEECIYCGRCYSACPRDAILFERILPNPQELVRGEITIDDEKCIYCAFCEELCPAQAISIKEIPGFTNDKLNKTIDVDLSRCVFCGVCKRVCPQDAIMEVCSTCMMHDEIKVPEITGNTFITESSCVNCSWCLEVCPVDAINVTKPFEGTLELVETDEKICKHNSCHACIDVCPCNAIELIDEKAVVNLDFCNLCGTCVIACPQNIRVLSRTSMKLNNINSESWNEILNSLLVSK
- a CDS encoding phosphopantetheine adenylyltransferase codes for the protein MNSKKYKKVAVGGTFDKFHDGHKKLLSTAFEIGDHIEIGVTSNEFGGLKGDIDSCKERMQNLKSFFSDKSNFHVVSLDDPYGTTIYDEDIEAIVVSEETEPTAVKINEIRVSKGMKPLDIVVVSFVLAYDGTPISSTRIRRGEINQNGIFLK
- a CDS encoding pyridoxal phosphate-dependent aminotransferase, which encodes MINPANRTKSIKLSQIRKMFEVTNPNAINLGIGEPDFDVPKNIKDAMKKSIDDNDTHYTPNKGYIELREAICDKFKKDNQIDTTPEDVIVTVGASEGLYLCAQAFIEKGDEVILPNPSFLSYEACIKLSEGIVKPVECLMENDFKLKSNDVENKITKNTKAIILNSPSNPTGAVMEKEDIKAIADLSMDKDFLIISDEIYEKIIYDKKHYSPAKYSDNVITLNGFSKTYAMTGLRIGYLTAKEHITEELLKIHQYNIACASTTSQKGAYEALTGSQNEVKKMVNEFKNRRDLIISSLNEMEYETVNAEGAFYVFPKIDDENFVQKAAKAGVITVPGIAFGNNGKGHVRMSYANSYENIEKAMNIIKRIKNG
- a CDS encoding 4Fe-4S binding protein, which gives rise to MVVKIDSNLCGHINDCPVQGLCIKLCEQGAIVEEDGDVVVKPENCDDCDLCLQNCPNQAILKA